Proteins encoded within one genomic window of Microbacterium sp. LKL04:
- the gabT gene encoding 4-aminobutyrate--2-oxoglutarate transaminase: protein MSTSIASVSTPLGGPSLPQERRLETAIPGPRSQELLSRKADAVAAGVGHTVPIAAVAAGGGVVLDADGNSLIDLGSGIAVTTVGNAHPKVVEAIAAQAAQLTHTCFMISPYESYIEVAETLNRLTPGDHAKKSALFNSGAEAVENAVKIARKFTGKQAVVAFDHAYHGRTNLTMALTAKSMPYKSGFGPFASEIYRVPGSYPLRDGLSGADAAARAISMIEKQVGADNLAAVIIEPIQGEGGFVVPADGFLSAVVEWCRENGVVFIADEVQSGFARTGAMFASEHFGIVPDLITTAKGIAGGMPLAAVTGRADIMDATHTGGLGGTYGGNPVACAAALAAMDAFENDGLIERAQEIEKLLTSRLRDLAASDPRIGEVRGLGAMIAAEFVDPTTGAPDAALTGAIAKACIAAGVIVLTCGTYGNVIRFLPPLSISDELLTEGLDVVAEALGKG, encoded by the coding sequence ATGAGCACCTCGATCGCCTCCGTCAGCACGCCCCTCGGTGGACCGTCCCTTCCGCAGGAACGCCGCCTCGAGACCGCGATCCCCGGCCCCCGCTCGCAGGAGCTGCTCTCGCGCAAGGCGGACGCCGTCGCCGCGGGTGTCGGTCACACCGTTCCGATCGCGGCCGTCGCCGCCGGTGGAGGCGTCGTGCTCGACGCCGACGGCAACTCGCTCATCGACCTCGGCTCGGGCATCGCCGTCACGACGGTGGGCAACGCCCACCCGAAGGTCGTCGAGGCGATCGCCGCGCAGGCCGCGCAGCTCACCCACACCTGCTTCATGATCTCGCCCTACGAGTCCTACATCGAGGTCGCCGAGACCCTCAACCGCCTGACCCCCGGCGACCACGCCAAGAAGAGCGCCCTCTTCAACTCCGGCGCCGAGGCCGTCGAGAACGCGGTCAAGATCGCCCGCAAGTTCACCGGCAAGCAGGCGGTCGTCGCCTTCGACCACGCGTACCACGGCCGCACGAACCTCACGATGGCGCTGACGGCCAAGTCGATGCCCTACAAGAGCGGCTTCGGTCCCTTCGCCTCCGAGATCTACCGCGTGCCCGGTTCGTACCCGCTGCGTGACGGACTGTCCGGAGCGGATGCCGCGGCCCGCGCCATCTCGATGATCGAGAAGCAGGTCGGTGCCGACAACCTGGCCGCCGTCATCATCGAGCCCATCCAGGGCGAGGGCGGCTTCGTCGTCCCGGCCGACGGCTTCCTCTCCGCCGTCGTCGAGTGGTGCCGCGAGAACGGCGTCGTCTTCATCGCCGACGAGGTGCAGTCCGGTTTCGCCCGGACCGGCGCCATGTTCGCGAGCGAGCACTTCGGCATCGTGCCGGACCTGATCACCACGGCCAAGGGCATCGCTGGGGGAATGCCCTTGGCCGCGGTCACCGGACGCGCCGACATCATGGATGCCACGCACACCGGTGGCCTCGGCGGCACCTACGGCGGCAACCCCGTCGCCTGTGCCGCAGCCCTCGCCGCGATGGACGCGTTCGAGAACGACGGCCTCATCGAGCGGGCGCAGGAGATCGAGAAGCTCCTCACCTCCCGGCTGCGGGATCTCGCGGCATCCGATCCCCGCATCGGTGAGGTGCGCGGACTCGGAGCCATGATCGCCGCCGAGTTCGTCGACCCGACCACGGGTGCCCCCGATGCCGCGCTCACGGGTGCGATCGCGAAGGCGTGCATCGCCGCGGGCGTCATCGTCCTCACCTGCGGCACCTACGGCAACGTCATCCGGTTCCTGCCGCCCCTGTCGATTTCGGACGAGCTGCTGACGGAGGGCCTCGACGTCGTCGCCGAGGCCCTGGGGAAGGGCTGA
- a CDS encoding amino acid permease, with translation MAGTDNWSNPVSPETSAGLGAVTKARSNKLRSRHVTMITLGGIIGASLFVGSGNVIREVGPAAIVSYLIGGLLVFFAMRMLGEMAASRPAIGSFMEYARVGLGDWAAYLVGWLYWYFWVGVLAYEAVLGGETMHTWIPALPSWAWSLILIAIFVGTNVISVRTFGEVEFWLASIKVVAIVVFLGAGILFALGLWPNATVAVPNLWEHGGFAPNGIGVAFTGVALVIFSYFGTEIAVMASAESVDPAKGIRQATSTIIWRILLFFVGSVLVIVTVVPWDELPVPTDVANAPFTIALSKFGIPFADVIMQLVIFTAVISVLNSGLYSASRMFAALADKGFAPKVVATRSRTGVPVIALLASTIGGLIATLVNFVAPSSGIFDFIMNSAGLVALFVYVFIALTQMRLRQKMTPDEVAKLKLKVWLHPWLNILLIASIAAVVVVMLTSESGRAQVWTSLIATGVLLVFWPLVRRNLRRRPDHASNERIPSNEGVVND, from the coding sequence ATGGCGGGTACGGACAACTGGTCGAACCCCGTCTCGCCCGAGACATCGGCGGGTCTCGGGGCGGTCACGAAGGCACGCTCGAACAAGCTGCGCTCGCGACACGTGACGATGATCACCCTCGGCGGGATCATCGGGGCCAGTCTGTTCGTCGGGTCCGGCAACGTCATCCGCGAAGTCGGACCGGCCGCGATCGTCTCGTACCTCATCGGCGGTCTGCTCGTCTTCTTCGCGATGCGGATGCTGGGCGAGATGGCGGCATCCCGTCCCGCCATCGGCTCGTTCATGGAGTACGCCCGCGTCGGTCTCGGCGATTGGGCCGCGTACCTCGTGGGCTGGCTGTACTGGTACTTCTGGGTCGGCGTCCTCGCCTATGAAGCCGTTCTCGGCGGCGAGACGATGCACACCTGGATCCCGGCGCTGCCGTCCTGGGCCTGGTCGCTCATCCTCATCGCGATCTTCGTCGGAACGAACGTCATCTCGGTGCGCACCTTCGGCGAGGTCGAGTTCTGGCTGGCCAGTATCAAGGTGGTCGCCATCGTCGTCTTCCTCGGCGCCGGCATCCTCTTCGCCCTCGGGCTCTGGCCGAACGCGACGGTCGCCGTCCCCAACTTGTGGGAGCACGGCGGCTTCGCCCCCAACGGCATCGGCGTCGCCTTCACCGGCGTAGCCCTCGTGATCTTCTCCTACTTCGGCACCGAGATCGCCGTCATGGCCTCGGCCGAATCGGTCGACCCCGCCAAGGGCATCCGGCAGGCGACGAGCACGATCATCTGGCGCATCCTGCTCTTCTTCGTCGGATCGGTCCTCGTCATCGTGACGGTCGTCCCGTGGGACGAACTCCCCGTGCCGACCGACGTCGCCAACGCCCCGTTCACGATCGCGCTGTCGAAGTTCGGCATCCCCTTCGCCGACGTCATCATGCAGCTCGTCATCTTCACGGCGGTCATCTCGGTGCTCAACTCGGGCCTGTATTCGGCGTCGCGCATGTTCGCCGCGCTCGCCGACAAGGGGTTCGCCCCGAAGGTCGTCGCCACCCGCTCGCGGACCGGCGTCCCCGTCATCGCGCTGCTCGCCTCCACCATCGGCGGCCTGATCGCGACGCTCGTCAACTTCGTCGCGCCGAGCTCGGGCATCTTCGACTTCATCATGAACTCGGCCGGACTCGTCGCCCTCTTCGTCTATGTCTTCATCGCCCTCACGCAGATGCGGCTGCGCCAGAAGATGACCCCCGACGAGGTCGCGAAGCTGAAGCTCAAGGTCTGGCTGCACCCGTGGCTCAACATCCTCCTCATCGCGTCCATCGCCGCCGTCGTGGTGGTCATGCTCACCTCCGAGTCCGGCCGTGCGCAGGTGTGGACGAGTCTCATCGCCACCGGCGTGCTGCTCGTGTTCTGGCCGCTCGTCCGTCGCAACCTCCGTCGCCGTCCCGACCACGCGTCGAACGAGCGCATCCCCTCCAACGAAGGAGTCGTGAATGACTGA
- a CDS encoding flavin monoamine oxidase family protein gives MTEITRDVVIVGAGAAGLTAANELRKAGLSVAVLEARERVGGRLWTDVIDGAMLELGGQWVSPDQDALIDTVAELGLDTFSRYREGDSVYVGPDGAVSRFTGEMFPVSPETERTIDEITQRLDAMVAEIDPDRPFAHPKAAEWDTITWDAWLRQQTDDDEAVRNLAFATGSAMLTKPTHAFSLLQSLLMAASAGSYSHLVDADFILDKRVVGGLQQVPVLLAERLGDDVFLNSPVRTIEWSDAGVTAHADGLTVRARSAVLAVAPVLYNRISFVPPMPRLQHQMHQHISMGFVIKVHAVYETPFWREKGLSGTAFSPYEICHEAYDNTNHDDPRGTLVGFVSDRNADDMFRLTAEERKERILESLSHYYGPEAKDPVVYYESDWGTEEWTRGAYAASFDLGGLHRYGADVRTPVGPIQFACSDIAGAGYQHVDGAIRMGRLAARNILEDGRA, from the coding sequence ATGACTGAGATCACCCGTGACGTCGTCATCGTGGGCGCCGGTGCCGCCGGCCTCACCGCAGCGAACGAACTGCGCAAGGCGGGGCTCTCGGTCGCGGTCCTCGAGGCTCGCGAGCGCGTCGGCGGCCGGCTGTGGACCGACGTCATCGACGGCGCCATGCTCGAACTCGGCGGTCAGTGGGTCTCGCCCGACCAAGACGCGCTCATCGACACGGTGGCCGAACTGGGACTCGACACCTTCAGCCGATACCGCGAGGGCGACAGCGTCTACGTCGGCCCCGACGGCGCCGTCTCGCGCTTCACGGGGGAGATGTTCCCCGTGAGCCCCGAGACCGAGCGGACGATCGACGAGATCACCCAGCGCCTCGACGCGATGGTCGCCGAGATCGACCCCGACCGTCCGTTCGCGCACCCGAAGGCCGCCGAGTGGGACACGATCACGTGGGACGCGTGGCTGCGCCAGCAGACCGACGACGACGAGGCGGTCCGCAACCTCGCCTTCGCGACCGGCTCCGCCATGCTCACGAAGCCGACCCACGCGTTCTCGCTGCTGCAGTCGCTCCTCATGGCCGCGAGCGCCGGCAGCTACTCGCACCTCGTCGACGCCGACTTCATCCTCGACAAGCGCGTCGTGGGCGGACTCCAGCAGGTCCCGGTCCTTCTCGCCGAGCGTCTCGGTGACGATGTCTTCCTGAACAGTCCCGTCCGCACCATCGAGTGGTCGGATGCCGGTGTCACGGCGCACGCGGACGGACTGACGGTCCGCGCCCGAAGCGCCGTCCTCGCCGTCGCGCCCGTGCTCTACAACCGCATCTCGTTCGTCCCGCCGATGCCGCGCCTGCAGCACCAGATGCACCAGCACATCTCGATGGGCTTCGTGATCAAGGTCCACGCCGTCTACGAGACGCCGTTCTGGCGCGAGAAGGGGCTCTCGGGCACCGCGTTCAGCCCATACGAGATCTGCCACGAGGCCTATGACAACACGAACCACGACGACCCGCGGGGCACGCTCGTCGGCTTCGTGTCGGACCGGAACGCCGACGACATGTTCCGCCTCACCGCCGAGGAGCGCAAAGAGCGCATCCTCGAGTCGCTGTCGCACTACTACGGTCCCGAGGCGAAGGACCCCGTCGTCTACTACGAGAGCGACTGGGGCACCGAGGAGTGGACCCGTGGCGCGTACGCGGCGAGCTTCGACCTCGGCGGCCTGCACCGCTACGGCGCCGATGTCCGCACCCCGGTCGGTCCGATCCAGTTCGCGTGCAGCGACATCGCCGGTGCGGGCTACCAGCACGTCGACGGCGCGATCCGCATGGGACGCCTCGCCGCGAGGAACATCCTCGAGGACGGCCGGGCATGA
- a CDS encoding universal stress protein, translating to MTSRIVVGYTATKAGRDAVAVAGGLAAASGSELDIVLVLPGEGRSVITPPDASYDRYLLGQAESWLAEAAASVQAGVVHREHARYAESFAEGLVEAADEFGATHLVVGAADGGARGRHRLGSTTSQLLHSSDVPVVLVPRGARKRVTDAGVPRLTVAVGTRAGADILLEEAVALASATGASLRLVSLVTVDLPASVDTGVIRLAGAAHAEKVLADVLAAIPEGVRADIVTAKGDSIEDAVAHLDWLPGEMILVGSSRLAQPRRLFLGSVAAKLLSEIPVPMVVVPRTRTTDSSR from the coding sequence ATGACGAGCCGCATCGTCGTCGGCTACACCGCCACGAAGGCGGGCCGCGATGCGGTGGCCGTCGCGGGCGGGCTCGCGGCGGCATCCGGATCCGAACTCGACATCGTCCTCGTCCTGCCCGGCGAGGGTCGGAGCGTCATCACTCCGCCGGACGCCTCGTACGACCGGTACCTGCTCGGCCAGGCCGAGTCGTGGCTCGCCGAGGCGGCCGCGTCGGTGCAGGCGGGCGTCGTGCACCGCGAGCACGCGCGCTACGCGGAGTCCTTCGCCGAAGGGCTCGTCGAGGCCGCCGACGAGTTCGGCGCGACGCACCTCGTCGTCGGCGCCGCCGACGGCGGAGCCCGGGGCCGCCACCGGCTCGGCTCGACGACGAGTCAGCTCCTGCACTCCTCCGACGTCCCGGTGGTCCTCGTGCCGCGTGGTGCCCGCAAGCGGGTGACGGATGCCGGTGTCCCGCGCCTCACCGTCGCCGTCGGCACGCGCGCCGGGGCGGACATCCTCCTCGAGGAGGCCGTCGCCCTCGCATCGGCGACCGGTGCCTCGCTGCGGCTCGTCTCGCTCGTGACGGTCGATTTGCCGGCATCCGTCGACACGGGGGTCATCCGCCTCGCCGGCGCCGCCCACGCCGAGAAGGTGCTCGCCGACGTGCTCGCCGCCATCCCCGAGGGTGTCCGCGCCGACATCGTGACCGCGAAGGGCGACAGCATCGAGGACGCCGTCGCGCACCTCGACTGGCTGCCGGGCGAGATGATCCTCGTCGGCTCGAGCCGCCTGGCCCAGCCGCGCCGTCTCTTCCTCGGATCCGTCGCCGCGAAGCTCCTGAGCGAGATCCCGGTGCCGATGGTCGTCGTCCCCCGTACCCGCACCACCGACTCGTCCCGCTGA
- a CDS encoding APC family permease encodes MSQHAAEKVPVADGGLSKKGLSAGTIGLLGAVVIGISCIAPAYTFTAAIGPTASAVGAQIPAVILVGFIPMLLVAFGYRELNNRMPDAGTSFTWATRAFGPWIGWMAGWGLIVATVLVLSNLAGVAVDFLFLLVSQITGDPSIADLAGIPWLNIVVCLLFIAGATFISYRDMQTTQKLQYVLVGFQVIVLVFFAVAAISAAVSGGGFDFQPFDLEWFNPFAVSSFSALAAGLSLSIFIFWGWDVTLTMNEETKDPERTPGRSATITVITIVTIYLLLAVAMLMYSGTGDGELGLGNADIQDNVFFFLSGPILGPLAFLVSLAVLTSSASSLQSTFVSPARTLLAMGHYGALPRQFARVSPRFFTPGFATVVSAIVAAVFYAVMRAVSENALWDTILTLGLMICFYYGITAFACVWYFRHQWFDSVRNVFFTLLFPLVGGIILAVLFVTTLIDSADPAYSESGTDIFGIGIVFFLGLGIIVLGIVVMIVMRIVAPAYFRGQTLSLDAPPSARKLRAESETLR; translated from the coding sequence ATGAGCCAGCACGCCGCCGAGAAGGTCCCCGTCGCCGACGGCGGGCTCTCGAAGAAGGGCCTCAGCGCCGGGACCATCGGCCTGCTCGGCGCCGTCGTCATCGGCATCTCGTGCATCGCGCCGGCGTACACGTTCACGGCCGCGATCGGCCCGACGGCCTCGGCGGTGGGAGCCCAGATCCCCGCCGTCATCCTCGTGGGGTTCATCCCGATGCTGCTGGTGGCGTTCGGCTACCGCGAACTGAACAACCGGATGCCGGACGCGGGCACCTCCTTCACGTGGGCGACGCGCGCCTTCGGGCCGTGGATCGGGTGGATGGCGGGGTGGGGGCTCATCGTCGCGACGGTGCTCGTCCTCTCGAACCTCGCCGGGGTCGCCGTCGACTTCCTCTTCCTCCTCGTGTCGCAGATCACGGGCGACCCGTCGATCGCCGACCTCGCCGGCATCCCCTGGCTGAACATCGTGGTCTGCCTGCTGTTCATCGCGGGGGCGACGTTCATCTCCTATCGCGACATGCAGACGACGCAGAAGCTGCAGTACGTGCTCGTCGGCTTCCAGGTCATCGTGCTGGTGTTCTTCGCCGTCGCCGCGATCTCGGCAGCGGTGAGCGGAGGCGGCTTCGACTTCCAACCGTTCGATCTGGAATGGTTCAACCCGTTCGCGGTGTCGTCGTTCAGCGCGCTCGCGGCGGGCCTGTCACTGTCGATCTTCATCTTCTGGGGATGGGACGTCACCCTCACGATGAACGAGGAGACGAAGGACCCGGAGCGCACCCCCGGGCGGTCGGCGACGATCACCGTGATCACGATCGTGACCATCTACCTCCTCCTGGCCGTCGCGATGCTCATGTACTCCGGGACCGGTGACGGCGAGCTGGGGCTCGGCAACGCCGACATCCAGGACAACGTGTTCTTCTTCCTCTCCGGTCCGATCCTGGGTCCGCTGGCGTTCCTCGTGTCGCTCGCCGTCCTGACGAGCTCGGCGTCGTCGCTGCAGTCGACCTTCGTGAGCCCCGCACGCACGCTCCTCGCGATGGGGCACTACGGCGCCCTCCCGAGACAGTTCGCCCGGGTGAGCCCGCGATTCTTCACCCCCGGGTTCGCGACGGTCGTGTCGGCGATCGTGGCGGCGGTCTTCTACGCGGTGATGCGCGCGGTGAGCGAGAACGCCCTCTGGGACACGATCCTCACCCTCGGCCTCATGATCTGCTTCTACTACGGCATCACGGCGTTCGCGTGCGTCTGGTACTTCCGCCACCAGTGGTTCGACTCGGTGAGGAACGTGTTCTTCACGTTGCTCTTCCCGCTGGTGGGCGGCATCATCCTGGCCGTGCTGTTCGTCACGACGCTCATCGACTCGGCCGACCCGGCCTACTCCGAGAGTGGGACCGACATCTTCGGCATCGGCATCGTGTTCTTCCTCGGCCTCGGCATCATCGTGCTCGGCATCGTGGTGATGATCGTGATGCGTATCGTCGCTCCCGCCTACTTCCGCGGACAGACCCTGTCCCTCGACGCACCCCCCAGCGCGCGAAAGCTGCGCGCAGAAAGTGAGACCCTCCGATGA